The following proteins are encoded in a genomic region of Candidatus Poribacteria bacterium:
- a CDS encoding nucleoside hydrolase, whose amino-acid sequence MPDRIPVILDTDIGSDIDDAVCLAYLLKQPACDLLGVTTATGDTSQRAALAQLLCEVAGRDDVPVHAGASGPLLIGSGQPHVPQYEAIRHRAHRIDFPPNSALGFLRETIRSRSGEVTLLAIGPMTNLGLLFAADPEIPSLLKELVLMCGVFTSGNGHGPGAREWNALCDPVATAITYRARPPRFTSIGLEVTTQCVLEADECRRRFREAGGPLGLVADMAEVWFRGGARHITFHDPLAGTVIFEPGLCEYTDGTVSVETTSSALAGMTVFSTHGESKPHRIAVRVDPDRFFEHYFGVV is encoded by the coding sequence GTGCCAGACCGCATTCCCGTGATTCTCGACACAGACATCGGGTCCGACATCGACGACGCCGTCTGCCTCGCCTACCTGCTGAAACAGCCCGCGTGCGATCTGCTCGGGGTGACGACTGCGACGGGCGATACCAGCCAGCGGGCGGCGCTCGCCCAGCTCTTGTGCGAAGTCGCCGGACGCGACGACGTGCCGGTACACGCGGGAGCATCGGGACCGCTGTTGATCGGCTCCGGTCAACCCCACGTGCCGCAGTACGAGGCGATTCGGCACCGAGCTCACCGGATCGACTTCCCGCCGAACTCCGCGTTGGGCTTCCTGCGCGAGACGATCCGCTCGCGGTCCGGCGAGGTGACCCTACTCGCCATCGGCCCGATGACGAACCTGGGTCTGCTGTTCGCGGCTGATCCGGAGATTCCGTCGCTCCTGAAGGAACTGGTGCTCATGTGCGGCGTGTTCACGTCGGGCAATGGACACGGGCCCGGCGCGCGCGAATGGAACGCTCTGTGCGACCCGGTCGCGACCGCCATCACCTATCGAGCGCGGCCCCCACGGTTCACGTCAATCGGCTTAGAAGTGACGACGCAGTGCGTCCTGGAAGCCGACGAGTGCCGGCGGCGTTTTAGAGAGGCTGGGGGCCCGTTGGGCCTCGTGGCTGACATGGCAGAGGTCTGGTTCCGTGGCGGAGCGCGTCACATCACGTTCCACGACCCGTTGGCAGGAACCGTCATCTTCGAGCCCGGGCTGTGCGAATACACAGACGGAACCGTATCGGTCGAGACGACGAGCTCGGCGCTGGCTGGAATGACGGTGTTCAGCACGCACGGCGAAAGCAAACCGCATCGGATTGCCGTCCGAGTTGACCCGGATCGGTTCTTTGAACACTATTTCGGCGTCGTGTGA
- a CDS encoding methyltransferase domain-containing protein has protein sequence MVSPHAAQHVRRLLSSEFLQDLTRSKAVVGTWELGAEESRRALQHLNGYVQTPDPSREPPLVLAHERIWFPSYPHEWCPETLAAAGELTLELALRGLDAGFGLKDATPHNVLFRGPQPVFVDVLSFESQDPHDPIWLPYSQFLTTFLIPLLLADRVPLSQVFVRSREGSAPEAAIRSLSRWERLRQPYLSLVSLPVLLGSRGTAARARVHRSRRQTNPEAARTILTGFLRRVRKHLRRVSSRRPTRSVWSTYASSHDPDYAAVKLRQVERVLASRRPSRVLDVGCNTGSHSLTAARLGASVVAIDSDPVVVSEVWRSARRETLDILPLVVDIAEPSPALGWWNSECLSFLSRAAGSFDCVLMLALAHHLLIRARVPLDEIASLASHLTTDLLVIEYVPPSDPRFRELTGGWGDAFERLSPDAFASAFSSTFEVAESLPLPPTDRLLYVMAKRP, from the coding sequence ATGGTGTCGCCCCATGCTGCCCAGCATGTTCGGCGGCTTCTGTCGTCGGAGTTTCTTCAGGACCTGACACGTTCCAAAGCGGTCGTGGGTACGTGGGAGCTCGGCGCCGAGGAGTCCCGACGGGCTCTTCAGCACCTCAACGGCTACGTCCAGACTCCCGACCCGTCGCGTGAGCCCCCGTTGGTCTTGGCGCATGAGCGCATATGGTTCCCGTCCTATCCTCACGAGTGGTGCCCGGAGACGCTTGCGGCAGCGGGCGAGCTGACGCTGGAGCTCGCTCTACGTGGACTCGATGCCGGATTCGGGCTCAAGGATGCCACGCCCCATAACGTTCTATTCCGTGGACCTCAGCCCGTTTTCGTGGATGTGCTTTCGTTCGAGTCGCAAGACCCACATGACCCGATCTGGCTCCCTTACTCGCAGTTCCTGACGACGTTCCTGATCCCGTTGCTTCTGGCAGACCGCGTGCCACTCAGCCAGGTCTTCGTGCGCAGCCGCGAAGGATCGGCGCCAGAGGCGGCGATCCGAAGCCTGTCACGCTGGGAACGCCTTCGTCAGCCGTACCTCTCGTTGGTGTCGCTTCCCGTCCTTCTGGGGTCGCGGGGTACGGCGGCAAGAGCGCGTGTTCATCGTTCACGCCGACAGACGAACCCGGAGGCGGCTCGGACGATCCTCACGGGGTTCCTGCGACGCGTGCGGAAACACCTCCGCCGAGTCTCGTCTCGACGCCCAACTCGATCGGTCTGGTCCACCTACGCCTCCTCACACGATCCAGATTATGCTGCCGTCAAGCTTCGCCAGGTCGAGCGCGTGTTGGCATCGAGGCGTCCCTCGCGAGTGCTCGACGTCGGCTGCAACACGGGCTCCCACAGCCTGACTGCGGCGCGTCTGGGCGCATCCGTTGTGGCGATCGACTCGGACCCGGTTGTCGTCAGCGAGGTTTGGCGCTCTGCGCGACGCGAGACGCTCGATATCCTTCCTCTCGTGGTCGACATTGCCGAACCGAGCCCGGCGTTGGGGTGGTGGAACTCGGAGTGCTTGTCGTTCCTCTCTCGCGCTGCTGGCTCCTTCGATTGCGTCTTGATGCTGGCGCTCGCACACCACCTGCTCATCCGCGCCCGAGTGCCCCTCGACGAGATCGCGTCGCTCGCGTCGCACTTGACCACCGATCTGCTCGTGATCGAGTACGTGCCCCCATCTGATCCTAGGTTTCGCGAGCTGACAGGTGGATGGGGTGACGCGTTCGAGCGCTTGTCGCCAGATGCGTTTGCCAGCGCGTTCAGCTCCACATTCGAAGTCGCGGAATCGCTCCCTCTGCCTCCAACAGACCGACTCCTCTATGTCATGGCGAAGCGCCCATAG
- a CDS encoding aldo/keto reductase, with protein sequence MRTRTFGRTGLSVSEVGFGGGRIRSTDDVPQCADVIRYAMDSGIDFLDTAPSYGDGSSERVIAEAVRGRRDQVVIATKTKSFIPTEIGNDVVGSLRRLRTDFVDVLQFHGGWFEEHEASAALDDGIDAFSRLRDEGKVRFFGFSADGPSAGVERMIASDEFDMIQTQYSLMYQSTSDGFTGEGIIPQAIEMGMGVATMRSTTSGTFGRLLAATGGSIRHGGDVEAFLLNYVLSNPFVHVALLSLQSREDVDRACRVSDDLALRLDLKALHGG encoded by the coding sequence ATGCGCACACGCACTTTCGGAAGGACAGGATTGAGCGTGTCTGAGGTGGGCTTCGGAGGCGGACGGATCCGATCCACGGACGACGTGCCGCAGTGCGCTGACGTGATCCGCTACGCCATGGATTCCGGCATCGACTTCCTGGACACCGCTCCGTCGTATGGAGATGGGTCGAGCGAGAGAGTCATCGCCGAGGCGGTGCGCGGCAGGCGCGACCAGGTCGTCATCGCGACCAAGACCAAGTCCTTCATTCCCACCGAGATCGGCAATGACGTAGTCGGCAGTCTCCGCCGCTTGCGGACCGACTTCGTGGACGTGCTCCAGTTCCACGGAGGCTGGTTCGAGGAACACGAGGCGTCTGCGGCGCTCGACGATGGGATCGATGCGTTCTCACGACTGCGCGACGAGGGCAAGGTACGGTTCTTCGGCTTCTCGGCAGACGGTCCATCCGCCGGAGTGGAGCGCATGATCGCGTCCGACGAGTTCGACATGATCCAGACGCAATACAGCCTGATGTACCAGAGCACGTCGGATGGGTTCACAGGAGAAGGAATCATCCCGCAGGCAATCGAGATGGGGATGGGCGTCGCCACGATGCGGTCCACCACGAGCGGGACGTTCGGGCGGCTGCTTGCCGCGACCGGAGGAAGCATTCGGCATGGCGGGGACGTCGAGGCGTTCCTCCTCAACTACGTCCTGTCGAACCCCTTTGTGCATGTTGCGCTGCTGAGCCTGCAGTCCCGAGAGGACGTCGATCGAGCCTGCCGTGTCTCCGACGACTTGGCGCTCCGGCTCGATCTGAAAGCCCTGCACGGAGGCTAG
- a CDS encoding endonuclease MutS2 (MutS2; MutS-II; involved in blocking homologous and homeologous recombination; has ATPase activity stimulated by recombination intermediates; inhibits DNA strand exchange) — translation MKRFVHKGVLMIPSEAGTLEFQKLKEMVETYAVSSSGKSRTQAAAPQLDADAVRRELQATDDVKHIELSHQGLPLHGLRTVDAHLTRLEKGSVLEPETLVEIAGHLRVSRKLLAFLIRIEVADEYPELARRCSELARFPSLEERLEASISPEGEVLNSASPELRRIRHALHRVREQIQERLEGVLRNPSNAEAIQERVITLRNDRYVVPIRQDFRGQVPGVVQGMSASGVTVFVEPLAVVEANNELHALFQREHVEVQRILRELSDELRAQLEGLRANASVLTELDFLRAKARFAVDYACITPIIEDHAVVELRKARHPILEHRIRQERSTEGAARRVVPIDITLGERSQGVIVTGPNTGGKTVALKTVGLLTLMAMSGIPVPADYGSRFGLFTGVFADIGDEQSIEQSLSTFSSHLTRIIRYLANASPSTLVLLDEIGAGTDPDEGAALAMALLDGFLNRGALVLVTTHYGALKAYAHESPHLINASMEFDLDTLSPTFRMQVGLPGSSHAVRIAERL, via the coding sequence GTGAAACGCTTCGTTCACAAAGGCGTGCTGATGATCCCCAGCGAAGCCGGGACTCTTGAGTTTCAGAAACTCAAGGAGATGGTCGAGACGTACGCGGTCTCCTCATCCGGCAAGAGCCGCACCCAAGCCGCCGCCCCGCAACTCGACGCCGACGCCGTTCGGCGCGAGCTCCAAGCCACCGACGACGTCAAGCACATAGAGCTGTCCCACCAAGGGCTGCCTCTGCATGGTCTTCGGACGGTCGATGCACACCTGACGCGCCTGGAGAAAGGTTCCGTCCTGGAGCCCGAGACGCTCGTCGAGATCGCAGGTCATCTCCGGGTCAGCCGAAAGCTGTTGGCGTTTCTGATCCGTATCGAGGTCGCAGACGAGTACCCGGAGCTTGCCCGTCGCTGCTCCGAGCTCGCGCGCTTCCCATCGCTGGAGGAACGGCTAGAGGCGTCTATCAGCCCAGAGGGCGAGGTGCTCAATTCGGCGAGCCCGGAACTCCGCCGAATCAGACACGCGCTGCACCGCGTTCGTGAGCAGATCCAGGAGCGCCTCGAAGGCGTGCTGCGTAACCCGTCGAACGCGGAGGCGATCCAAGAGCGCGTCATCACGCTGCGGAACGACCGGTATGTCGTGCCGATCCGGCAGGACTTCCGGGGACAGGTTCCGGGCGTCGTGCAGGGCATGTCCGCCTCCGGCGTTACGGTCTTCGTCGAGCCGCTCGCAGTCGTCGAAGCCAACAACGAGCTGCATGCCCTGTTCCAGCGCGAACACGTCGAGGTGCAGCGGATCCTGCGCGAGCTGAGCGACGAGCTGCGTGCCCAGTTGGAGGGACTTCGGGCGAATGCCTCGGTCCTGACGGAGCTCGACTTCCTTCGTGCGAAGGCACGCTTCGCCGTGGACTACGCGTGCATCACGCCGATCATCGAGGATCATGCCGTTGTCGAGCTTCGGAAGGCGCGCCATCCGATCCTGGAGCACCGGATCCGCCAGGAGCGATCCACCGAAGGCGCGGCGCGGAGGGTCGTCCCCATCGACATCACGCTGGGCGAGCGAAGCCAGGGGGTCATCGTCACCGGGCCCAACACCGGGGGCAAGACGGTCGCTCTCAAGACGGTCGGACTGCTGACTCTCATGGCGATGTCCGGCATCCCGGTTCCTGCCGACTACGGCAGCCGGTTCGGCTTGTTCACCGGGGTCTTCGCCGACATCGGCGATGAGCAGAGCATCGAACAGAGCCTCAGCACCTTCTCTTCCCACCTGACTCGGATCATTCGCTACCTGGCCAACGCTTCGCCCAGCACGCTCGTACTGCTCGACGAGATCGGCGCCGGGACGGACCCGGACGAAGGCGCCGCGCTGGCGATGGCGCTCCTGGACGGGTTCCTGAACCGGGGAGCCCTTGTGCTGGTCACGACGCACTACGGAGCGCTGAAGGCGTACGCCCACGAGAGCCCGCATCTGATCAACGCTTCGATGGAGTTCGACCTCGACACGCTGTCTCCGACGTTCCGAATGCAGGTGGGCTTGCCCGGTAGCAGCCATGCCGTGCGCATCGCCGAGCGTCTG